From Halorussus lipolyticus:
GACGGCGTAGGTCACGTCCCAGTCGTTGTTGAACCCGCCAGCGTCTTTGAACAACTGGGTCGCCTCCTTCTCGATGGTGTCGCCGTGGACGCGCGCGACGGTCTCCACGACGGCGCGTCGGTAGGAGTCGGACTCGTCCACGACTACCCCGTCGATGTCCAGCACGACAGCGTCAACTTGCATGCGAGAGGGTAGTCAGGCGGAATTGAAGGGTCTTGCCCCTCACCGGTCCGAGTCGCGCGCTCCCTTCCACTGGGCGACGTGGGTCAGCGTCACGAGTCCGAGGCCGCCGACCAGATTCCCGGCCGTGACCACGCCGGTCGTGACCGCCAACTCGCCGAGACCGATGTTCGCGCCCAAGACCATGCCGAAGACGACGTGGAGCATCGTGACGATAACGTGGTCGAAGACGCCGAGCGTCAGCAGGACGCCGACGATGTAGGCCAACACGATGCGACTGGTGACGGTGTTGACCGCTTCGAGGAGGTACGACAACAGCGTGACCAGCGTGCCGCCGACGATGCCCTTGGCGAACTCGGCGCTGGTCTTCCGGTGGACGAACTCGTGGGCGAAGGTGACGAGCGCGTCGGTCGTTCCGGCCGGAAGTACGCCATCGACAGACAAGATGGCGATAAAGAGGACTCCTCCGGCGAGATTGAGCGCGAAGGTGACCGACCACAGGCGGACCAGTGGGCCGACCAGCCACGAGTCGTCGTCCTCGACGGCCTTCGCCACCGGGTCGAAGAAGTTCTCGCTGAACAGTTCGGTCCGACCCACGACGAGGAACACTAAGGCGGGACCGAAGGCGAGCGACCCCCCGATTTTGGCGATACCGTGACCGAACCGTGGTTCAACGAACGCTTCGACGATGCCGAGCGCGACGATACCGAAGACCACGGTGAACCCGGCGATGAAACTAGTCGAGACCAGTTCGAGCATCGACTGGTTCAGTCGGCGCTCGCCCTCCTCGATTGCTCGGTCGAAAATCTCGATGGGGTCGGGAGCGACGGCCACGTGGTTTCTGTAGATAGACGCGGCAAAAAGCCTCTTGGCGGGAACACTCGTCTGGTGACGAGGAGCGCGAAGCTACTCCCGCGCCACGAAAATCGTCTCGCCCGGAACCGTCTCCCGCTCCACCGGAATCGCTGGCTGGTCGCCACCTAAGGTCGTGAACAGAAAGGCGGCGTCCGCGCTCCGGGCGACTTCAAGCGCGGGGCGGTGGAGTTCCGGCGGGAGGTTCAGCGCGTAGAGAACGTCGGCGTCCCGGTAAATCTCGGGGTCGGGGTCGAGAACGTCGTCACGCTCGAAGTGGACCTCCTCGGGGACCTCGCGCTGATGAACGTCAGTCGCGGTGACAGCGGTGTCCTCGTCTGCCAGCGCGCCGGCCACGTCGGTTCGGTTGCCGATGCCCACCTCGACGGCAGTGTCGAAGACAGCGAGGCGGGCGACGACGGCTTGGCGAGTTCGGGAACGCACGGCGGGAAGTTTATGGGCCGCTCCCGCATAGTGTTTCCCATGCTCGTTGATGTCGTCCCGGTCGGAGACCTGCCCGCAAAAGTCAAGCGGCAGGCTTCGACCGCCCTGCGCTCCGTCTACGACTGCGACGTTACTATCCACGACTCCCAGCCGATTCCGTCCGGTTCACACGACGAGAAGCGCGACCAGTACCGCGCCGAGGAGTTCATCGAACTCGCGGGCCGCATCGGGTCGGGCGAGAAGAACATCGCCATCACGCCCAAAGACCTCTTTTATCGCCGCAGAAACTACGTCTTCGGACTCGCGTACCTCGACGGCAACGGCAGTGTCATCTCGACCTATCGGCTCCAGACCTCCAGCGACGGCGGGTTCTCGAACCGGAGCGCGGGCGAAATCTTCTCCGACCGGGTTCGCAAGGAGGTCGTCCACGAAATCGGCCACACGCTCGGCCTCGAACACTGCGACAACAAGCGGTGCGTGATGAACTTCTCGCCGACCGTCCGTGAGGTGGACGTGAAAGAGGAGAACCTCTGTGGGTCCTGCCAGCGGGAAGTTTTGTAGTTTCAGAACTGACTATCTAATTCTTTTAGAACGAATCTCATGCCCAAAAGACGAAGGAGTTACTTCTAACCCTTCACCCTGCGGTCCACTCTGCGCCACCGAACCCCCTCGATAGCCGCCCCGATTAGCGAGACCAGACCGAGGACCAGCCACGGCACTTGTTCGCCCATCCCAGTCGGGAGGACGTACTTCGAGATGGCGACCACGAAGCCCAGATACTGTTCGACCAGCGAGTCCGCCCCGCCGTCGGCGAGACCGGCTTCGGTCGCAGTCGGGTGGTCACGGCTTCCCTCGGCGAGTGCGCTGTCGTTCCACTCGGCGGGCAGGCGGTCGGCCTCGTAGGGCAGGTCGCCGGTTTCGACCGCCCAGACGATTTCGCCGTCCTCGCTGACTTCGACCACCCGGTCGTTGTACGAGTCGGTGACGAGCGTGTGGCCGTTCGCCAGTCGGTCGGCGTCCCGCGGCCAGTCGAGGGTCGCGCTCCCGCCGAACTCCCAGACGACTTCGTTGTCGGCGTTCAACTCGACCACGCGGTCGTGTTCGCTGTCGGCGACCAGCAGGTGGCCGTCGGCGAGTCGGTCGGGATTGTGCTGTTCGTAGAGAATATCCCCCTTCCCGGCGAACTGGTTCGGGCCGACGACGGGTTCGATCGTCACTGCCCGGTCGCTCGGTCCGGTGCCGTTCTCGACGTGGAGTTCGATTACGGTGTCGAAGTTCCGGAGGCTAACCTGAAACACGCCGGGTCGGAGGCGGTCGACGTCGTTCATGTGGGTCCAGTCGCTCTCCGGTCCCATCCGGTCGGGCATCTCGTAGGTGTCTGTGGCGTTCCACTGCCAGACGACCTCCTGCTGGCGGTTGACCGCGAACACCCGGTCGTTGCCCATGTCCACCAGCACCCAGCGGTCCGCGCGGGCGTCCGCGTCGGTTCCGTTTCCGTCTGCGGTCGCGTTTCCGGCGGGGACGGTGTAGTGGTCGGCGTCGTGCAGTTCGTGTTCGTGGAGTTCCGCGTCGTACCACGCGTACTCCCAGACGACCTCCTTCGTGGACTTGTTCAGAACCCGGAGGCTGTTCCGGACGCAGTTTTTGAACCCGTCGTTGCGGTAGCGGTCGGGGCACTCGGCGTCGGGAATCTCGTCGGCAGTCGATAGCTGGATTCGGTCGGGACCCAGCGCCTCCACGTCGAAGGCGTCGTCGGGTTTGCGGTACTCCCAGACCACATCACCCTCGGGTGTGACCTCCACGACGCCGCCCTCGTGTTTGTATCCTTGCAGAGCGACGAGTGTGTTGGCCTCGGGCGACTCGTCGGCGATGGTCACGCGAGGCCTCTCCGGGGCGGCCAGCACGCCGACGCTCGCAACCGCGAGGCACAGCACTGCGAGGAGTGCGAACAGTTTGGCTCGGCGCTCGGACCCGGTTCCGAGCCAGTCGGGGAGACGTGTCACTACTCGGGGTTATGCGGTCGCTGACGAAAATCGTTCGGTTCTGGAATGGACGATGCACGTGCCTGAGTGCGACTGCAACGTCGAACTCGACGGCGAGTCAGTTTCTACGACGAGGAGCGAATCGAGGTCGTTCGCTACGACGGTGCTATTTCCTCCGAATCGCCGTGGCCTAATTGTTTCAATTTTACCCTTACATACTTGATAGTATTTATCGGGAGCGGTAGGTTTAAATACTCAAATACTACCATACTGTGATAATACGGAATGATGGAATTTGGAGAGGAAGTTTAATAATACTAATATTTTGAGAATGACTAATAACGGGGCGCAACTGGGTTCGAAGTCCGCCGAGCCTCGGCAAAACCACGAGACTGCGGCGAGGTAGCAGACAGAAACATGAGTGAACAGATACGAGCGAGCAGAACCGAGGAGCGCCCCGCGGGCGACGCGGCCGACTTCTTGGTGACGCCGGACAGCGACCGTCGGCCGACTCTCAGCATCGTCATGCCCACGCTGAACGAGGAGGTCGGCGTCCGCGAGTGTATCGACCAGATAGAGAATGCACTGGCGGAACTCGAAATTCCGGGCGAAATCATCGTCAGCGATAGCTCCGACGACCGAACGCCGGAAATCGCGGCGGAGTACGGCGCGCACGTCGTCGAACCCGACGGGATGGGATACGGATACGCCTACAAGTACGCCTTCGAAAGAGCGCGGGGCGACTACGTGGTCATCGGCGACGCCGACACGACCTACGACTTCGCGAAGTTACCGAAACTCCTCGCCCCGGTCCGGGAGGGTGACGCCGACATGGTGATGGGGAGTCGCCTCGCGGGTGAAATCCGGCCCGGCGCGATGCCCTCGCTCCACCAGTACGTCGGCAACCCCCTGCTCACCAAGTTCCTCAACGTCTTCTACAGCGCGGGCGTCTCGGACGCTCACAGCGGATTCCGGGTCATCGACAGCGACGTGCTGGACCGACTTGACCTCCGGAGCGACGGGATGGAGTTCGCCAGCGAGATGATAATGGAGGCCAGCGCGCAGGGGTTCACCATCGAGGAGGTCCCCATCACCTACCACCCCCGCGAGGGTGAGGCCACCCTCGATAGCTTCCGCGACGGGTGGCGACACGTCAAGTTCATGCTCATCAACGCGCCGAGTCACCTCTTTTCGATTCCCGGCCTCGTCTTCTCGGTGCTGGGCGTGGTGACGATGGCAGTCGCGCTGTTCGACGTGCAAATCGGGTCCGCCTCGCCGGGCATCAACACCATGATTGCCGGGAGTCTGCTGACCATCGTCGGCTTCCAGATTACGACGCTGGCGGTGTTCAGTTCCATCGCGGCCGACCCCATCCAGCGCCCCAGCGACTCGATTACCGGCCTGATACGCAACCACTTCAAACTCGAACACGGCGCGACGCTGGGTCTCGTCCTCTACGGCCTCGGGACCATTTACGTGACCTTCGTCGTCGCTCGGTGGGCGACCGGCGGGTTCGACACGGCCCCGTTCGCCGTCCGGAGCATGGTCGCGTTCACCGCCATCGTGCTGGGGACCCAGACCATCTTCAGTTCGTTCTTCTTCAGCATGCTCGCCCAGTCGAAAGACTAACTCTGTATTTCTTTCCCACGTCTCTATATTGCTCTCACGGCGTCGGAAACAGCGGCCCGTAGAGCGGCACGATTGCGAACAGGAACACGTTCGCCGTCCCGTGGATGGTCGTCGGCACCAGCAGGCTATCGGTGGCCTCGTAGGTCAGACTGAACAGGACTCCCAGCAGGGTCACGAATCCGATAGTCGTCGGCGAGGGGTACGCCGAGTGCATCGCGCCGAACAGCAGGTTGGTCACGACCACGCCGGGCCAGAGGCCGAGTCGGTCGCTCAGGGTGGGTTGGACGAGGCCGCGAAAGATTAGCTCCTCGCCGAGCGCGACGAACCCGAACATGACCGCACCGACGAGGACCAGATTCGTCGGCGTCAGCGAGGTCACCAGCGCGGTCGGTTTCAGCAGTCCGTACTCGACTTGCCCGGCGATAGCGCCCGCGACGACGCTCGGCGGGAGGAGCGCGATTCCCCGCCGGAAGTTCCACCGCAGGTCCGGCGTGTCCCCGGCGACGGCGAGGACGTAGATGCTGGGGAACAGCGACCCGTACACCAGCGGCAACCAGTAGAGCGTCACTTCCACGAACACCGGCATGCCGAGGTTCACCAGTCGAAACAGCGGGACGAGAATGAACGACCGGGCCGCGAAGGCGTCGTCGTCGCTCACCAGCGGCGCGACCAGACACGCGAACAGCGCGACCAAGTGGCCCCAGAGCGCGAACCCGACGTGATTCGTGTAGAGCAACCACTCGCCGAGTCCGGTCGCCGCGACAGCGAACGC
This genomic window contains:
- a CDS encoding glycosyltransferase family 2 protein, producing the protein MSEQIRASRTEERPAGDAADFLVTPDSDRRPTLSIVMPTLNEEVGVRECIDQIENALAELEIPGEIIVSDSSDDRTPEIAAEYGAHVVEPDGMGYGYAYKYAFERARGDYVVIGDADTTYDFAKLPKLLAPVREGDADMVMGSRLAGEIRPGAMPSLHQYVGNPLLTKFLNVFYSAGVSDAHSGFRVIDSDVLDRLDLRSDGMEFASEMIMEASAQGFTIEEVPITYHPREGEATLDSFRDGWRHVKFMLINAPSHLFSIPGLVFSVLGVVTMAVALFDVQIGSASPGINTMIAGSLLTIVGFQITTLAVFSSIAADPIQRPSDSITGLIRNHFKLEHGATLGLVLYGLGTIYVTFVVARWATGGFDTAPFAVRSMVAFTAIVLGTQTIFSSFFFSMLAQSKD
- a CDS encoding formate/nitrite transporter family protein, which gives rise to MAVAPDPIEIFDRAIEEGERRLNQSMLELVSTSFIAGFTVVFGIVALGIVEAFVEPRFGHGIAKIGGSLAFGPALVFLVVGRTELFSENFFDPVAKAVEDDDSWLVGPLVRLWSVTFALNLAGGVLFIAILSVDGVLPAGTTDALVTFAHEFVHRKTSAEFAKGIVGGTLVTLLSYLLEAVNTVTSRIVLAYIVGVLLTLGVFDHVIVTMLHVVFGMVLGANIGLGELAVTTGVVTAGNLVGGLGLVTLTHVAQWKGARDSDR
- a CDS encoding archaemetzincin family Zn-dependent metalloprotease, producing the protein MLVDVVPVGDLPAKVKRQASTALRSVYDCDVTIHDSQPIPSGSHDEKRDQYRAEEFIELAGRIGSGEKNIAITPKDLFYRRRNYVFGLAYLDGNGSVISTYRLQTSSDGGFSNRSAGEIFSDRVRKEVVHEIGHTLGLEHCDNKRCVMNFSPTVREVDVKEENLCGSCQREVL
- a CDS encoding UPF0146 family protein encodes the protein MRSRTRQAVVARLAVFDTAVEVGIGNRTDVAGALADEDTAVTATDVHQREVPEEVHFERDDVLDPDPEIYRDADVLYALNLPPELHRPALEVARSADAAFLFTTLGGDQPAIPVERETVPGETIFVARE
- a CDS encoding CPBP family intramembrane glutamic endopeptidase; its protein translation is MSGDDMLGDVRTKSWKQPVINLLSSPLAFAVAATGLGEWLLYTNHVGFALWGHLVALFACLVAPLVSDDDAFAARSFILVPLFRLVNLGMPVFVEVTLYWLPLVYGSLFPSIYVLAVAGDTPDLRWNFRRGIALLPPSVVAGAIAGQVEYGLLKPTALVTSLTPTNLVLVGAVMFGFVALGEELIFRGLVQPTLSDRLGLWPGVVVTNLLFGAMHSAYPSPTTIGFVTLLGVLFSLTYEATDSLLVPTTIHGTANVFLFAIVPLYGPLFPTP